In the genome of Salana multivorans, the window GATCATGTGCCAAGGGTAGGTGGGCCGCCGACGTGTCACCACGTCGTCTCACGGCGCCCGGGTGAGTCGCGCCACAGCGACCGGGGACCTTCGCCCCGCACCGCGGCTCCGGCGTGGCGGCACAGTAGAGAGGTGCTCGACCTGCCCACCACGCTGTCCGTCCACCTCGACCAGGCGGACCACAAGGTCACCGCGGCCACCCGACCCCTGCCCTACCTCGTCTCGTCCATGCTCGCCGGCATGTACATCGGGATCGCGGTGGTCCTCATGGTGTCGACCGCCGGCCCGTTCCTCGCGGCGGGGGAGCCCGCTGTCAAGCTCATCTCCGGTGCCGTCTTCGGGATCGGGCTCACCCTCGTGGTGTTCGCCGGCTCCGAGCTGGTCACCAGCGCCATGATGATCCTCACCCAGGGCGCCGTGACGGGGCGCGTGCCGTGGGCGCGGGCGCTCGGGACGATGCTGTTCTGCTTCGCCGGCAACCTGCTCGGCTCCATGGTGTTCGCGTGGCTCGTCGTGCGCTCCGGCATCCTGCACTCGAACGCGCCGGCCGGCCAGATGGTCGCCGGCATGCTCGAGGCGAAGGCCCACGAGTCGAACGGCGAGCTGTTCTTCCGCGGCATCCTGTGCAACGTGCTCGTCTGCCTCGCCATCTGGTCCGCCAACCGGCTGCGCAGCGAGTCCGGCAAGGCGATCATCATCTTCTGGTGCCTCCTGGCGTTCATCTCCTCCGGGTTCGAGCACGTGGTCGCCAACATGACGACGTTCTCGATCGGCCTGTTCGAGGCCGAGCAGCTCACGACGTGGGGTGACTTCGGGCGCAACCTCGTCGCCGTCGGCCTCGGCAACCTGGTCGGCGGTGCCGTCGTCGTCGGCCTCGGCTACCTCGTCGCGTCCGGCTGGTTCACGACGCGGCGGGAGACGGCCGCGGCCGAGCACGCCGGTGGCGAGGGCGCCGAGCGCGTCGGGAACGGCGACGCGCTGCGGGACGTGGCCTAGCCTTCCCGGATGAGCGCATCCGCCGAACCGGGGCCGGCCGGCACCCGCGTCCGCCGCTGGACGGCCGCCGCCGTCGTCGTCCTGCTCGTCCCGCTGGGACTCGCGGTGCGGCTGCTGCCGGGCCTGGTCGGGGACCTCGCCGGCGGTGTCGCGTACGCCGCGATGGTCTACGCGCTGCTCGTGGCGATCCTGCCCCGGGTGCGCCGCGCGAGCATCGCGTGCGCCGCGCTCGCGCTCGTCCTGGGGATCGAGCTGCTCCAGCTCACGGGGGTGCCGACGGCGGTCGTCGGCGCGTTCCCGCCCGCGCGCTACGTGCTGGGCTCGACGTTCGCCTGGCTCGACCTCGTCTCGGCCGCCGCCGGGGTCGCAGTCGCGTCGGGCGTCGACGCCCTGGCGGCGCGGCGCGCCGCGGCTGCGCCGACTACTCGAACCCGACCAGGACGAGGCTGACGACGACGTCCGTCCCCGCCTCGCAGTCCTCCGCGCGCCGCACCGCCTGCTTCACCGGGAGGATGAAGGACGCGGCCTCCTTGCTCGGGAAGATCGACGTCGACCACGTCGTGGCGCCGATCGTCACCTCGACCTTGACGGAGCCGAAGCCGCCCTGCAGACCGGTGGTGCGCTCGTCGATCTCGTCGGCGAGGTCCGGCGGGACGGTGAGGAAGTGCCACACGCCCGGGGGAGGGGTCTTCCACACGCGGGCGGTGAACTCGTACGGCATGGGGCTCAGGGTACGGCGGCCGCGGGTCGCGACCGATCGGGTGCCGCGGCTCAGGCCCGGGCCGACTGCCGCGCTCGCTGGTCATCCGGGACGGGCGCTCCGGTGCAATCGAGACCGGCGGCGATGAGCAGCTCGTAGTGTGCGATCTTGCGCTCCAGGGCCGCCTCGGCCGCGTCGAGCCGTCGACGCTGCTCGCGCAGGAGGTCGCGCCCCTCCTCCAGCAGCGAGATCCGGCGCCCGTGGCTCGCGGCACCCTCCCCCAGCAGCTCGACGAAGCTCCTGGCGCCGGCGACGCTCATCCCGGCGCCGCGCAGCGCGAGCAGGAGCGCGACGAGCCCCTGCTCGGCCGGGCCGTAGCGACGGTGCCCCGAGGCGTCGCGCGGGACCCGGGGCAGCACGCCCTCCCGCTCGTACCAGCGCAGCGCGTCCGTCGTGATCCCGGCGGTCGCGGCCATCTCCGCGATCGCGAGTCGGCTCTCGTCCTCCACCACTCGAACCTAGGCCGTGGAGCGCACTCCAGGGCAAGCGGCCCGGTTTGCCCTGGAGCGGACTCCAGCTCCTAGCGTCGCCGGCGTCCGTTCCTGCAATCCCGAGGAGGCGCCGTGCGCGCACTCACCGTCACCGACACACCGACGACCGAGGGCACCGTCCGCGGTCTCGCCCTGACCGAGCGGCCGACCCCGCGTCCCGCGGCCGGGGAGGTCACCATCGACGTCGAGGCCGCGGGCATCGGCCTCATCGACGCCCTCTGGGCATCGGGTGCGATGCCGCAGCACGAGGGGTTCGTCCCCGGGCTCGAGGTGGCCGGGACCGTTCGCGAGGTCGGCGCCGGCGTCGTCGGCCTCCACGTCGGCCAGCCGGTGGCCGCGCTCCTGCCCGGCGCCGGCGGCTTCGCCGAGGTGGCGACGGCCGTCGCCGCTCTCGTGACGCCGGTGCCCGACGGCATGGCGACGGCGCAGGCCGCCGTGGTCCCGATCAACACCGTGACGGCGCACCTCGCGCTCACGACCGTCGCTCGCCTGGCGGCCGGCGAGAGCGTGCTCGTGCACGCGGGCGTCGGCGGCCTCGGCTCGCAGTTCGGGCAGGTCGCCCGGGCGCTCGGCGCCGCCCGCGTGGACGCCGTCGTCGGGACGCCGGAGAAGCTGCTGGTCGCGCGCGACCTCGGCTACGACCACGCCCACCTGCGCGCCGAGCCGGCGACCGTGCCGGACGGCGCGTACGACGTCGTCGTCGACCCGGTCGGCGGCGACGCGACGGCCCGCGCCTTCCAGGCCCTGCGCGGCGGTGGCCGGCTGGTCCGCGTCGGCAACGCGTCCCGGGCGGGTGACGTCGGTCTCAGCTCCCTCGCGCACTGGCTCGAGAACAAGACGACGGCCGGGTTCAACGTCGGCGCGTGGCTGGGCGACCATCCCGAGCAGGGGGCGGAGTCGCTGCGCTGGTCGCTGGGCGCGGTCGCCGGCGGGACGGTCCGGGTCGACCTCACGGGCACCGGTGAGCTCGCCGACCACGCGGCCATGCTGGCCGACCTCCTGTCGGGCGCGACCACCGGGAAGCTCGCGTTCCTCGTCGGGAGGGAATGACGCGGGGGACCGCCGAGCCGCGGGCGGTCGGGCCGCGGCGCTCAGGGGGTGAGGCGCAGGACGCGGTCGTCGTCCCCGGTCGGCTCCCCGCGCCCGTCGGTGTTGTTGGTGAGCACCCACAGCGTGCCGTCGGGCGCCAGCGCGACGTCGCGGAGCCGCCCGTGCTCGCCGACCAGGCGTTCGGTCGACGACGCGAGGTCGTCCAGGGGGATCACGCGCAGGCGCTGGCCGCGGAGGTTGGCGACGTAGATCGCGCCGTCCGCGATCGCCAGCCCGCTCGGGCTCGCGTCGGCCGGTGCCCACTGCTGCACGGGGTCGACGTAGCCGTCCCGGCCCGCGATGCCCTCGACCTCGGGCCAGCCGTAGTTGCCGCCGGGCCGGATGACGTTGAGCTCGTCCCACGTGTCCTGGCCGAACTCCGATGCGTACAGCGTGCCGTCGCCGTCCCAGCCGAGGCCCTGCGGGTTGCGGTGGCCGTAGCTGTAGACGGGGGAGCCGGGGAACGGGTTGTCGTCCGGGACGGCGCCGTCGGGCGTCAGCCGGAGGATCTTCCCGGCGAGGCTCGCGACGTCCTGCGCGGCCGGCCGGTCCCCGGCGTCCCCGACGGTCGCGTAGAGCATCCCGTCGGGCCCGAACGCGATCCGGCCGCCGTTGTGGTTGGCCGCCGACGGCAGTCCGGCCAGGATCGTCTCCGCGTCGCCCAGCGCGAGGGACCCCGGGCGGCCGGTGAGGTCGTAGCGGACGATCCGGTTGTCGTCGGCGGTCGTGAGATAGGCGTAGAGGGAGCCGTCGTCGACGGCGATGCCGAGGAGCCCGCCCTCGCCGCGGTGGACGACGCCGTCGATGACACCGACCTCGCGCGCGGTGCCGTCCTCGGCCAGCTCGAGGACGCGCCCGGAGTCGCGCTCGCTGACGAGGGCGATGTGCTGGGCGGGCGCGTCGGGCGCGTCGGGCGCGGCGGGCGCGGCGAGGAACGCGATCGACCACGGGGCGTCGAGGCCCGTCGCGTGCACCTCGACGGCCGCGGGCGGTGCTGCTGGCGTCGCCGGTGCGGACGGTGACGGCGTGGATGGTGTGGACGGTGACGGCGTGGACGCGGACGACGTCGACGTCGCGCCCGGCGGCGGGGCGGACGTCGGCTCGTCGGGCACCGTCGTGCAGGAGGTCAGCGCCGCGGCCACGGCGATGGCGGCGAGACCGGCGATGGGGGCGCGCCGTGGCGTCGGGGTCGGCATGGTCCAGTGTGCCCCGCGTCGTCCGGCACGACCAGGGTGCCGGGCGACGCGGGGCCGGGGGCCCGCGCGGGGTCAGTACGCGACGGTGAAGCGGCGCCGGTGGTGCGCCGGCGTCTCGATCTCCGTCACGACGGCGTCCGCGAGGTCCGCGCCCGAGATGGCCGAGGTGCCGTCGGCGTCGGCGAGCAGCACGTCGTCGCCGAGACGGTAGGTGCCCGTCGCCTCGCCCGGCGCGTAGGAGCCGAACCCGGCGGCCGGGCTGACGTAG includes:
- a CDS encoding DUF2809 domain-containing protein codes for the protein MSASAEPGPAGTRVRRWTAAAVVVLLVPLGLAVRLLPGLVGDLAGGVAYAAMVYALLVAILPRVRRASIACAALALVLGIELLQLTGVPTAVVGAFPPARYVLGSTFAWLDLVSAAAGVAVASGVDALAARRAAAAPTTRTRPGRG
- a CDS encoding PQQ-dependent sugar dehydrogenase, which produces MPTPTPRRAPIAGLAAIAVAAALTSCTTVPDEPTSAPPPGATSTSSASTPSPSTPSTPSPSAPATPAAPPAAVEVHATGLDAPWSIAFLAAPAAPDAPDAPAQHIALVSERDSGRVLELAEDGTAREVGVIDGVVHRGEGGLLGIAVDDGSLYAYLTTADDNRIVRYDLTGRPGSLALGDAETILAGLPSAANHNGGRIAFGPDGMLYATVGDAGDRPAAQDVASLAGKILRLTPDGAVPDDNPFPGSPVYSYGHRNPQGLGWDGDGTLYASEFGQDTWDELNVIRPGGNYGWPEVEGIAGRDGYVDPVQQWAPADASPSGLAIADGAIYVANLRGQRLRVIPLDDLASSTERLVGEHGRLRDVALAPDGTLWVLTNNTDGRGEPTGDDDRVLRLTP
- a CDS encoding formate/nitrite transporter family protein, which produces MLDLPTTLSVHLDQADHKVTAATRPLPYLVSSMLAGMYIGIAVVLMVSTAGPFLAAGEPAVKLISGAVFGIGLTLVVFAGSELVTSAMMILTQGAVTGRVPWARALGTMLFCFAGNLLGSMVFAWLVVRSGILHSNAPAGQMVAGMLEAKAHESNGELFFRGILCNVLVCLAIWSANRLRSESGKAIIIFWCLLAFISSGFEHVVANMTTFSIGLFEAEQLTTWGDFGRNLVAVGLGNLVGGAVVVGLGYLVASGWFTTRRETAAAEHAGGEGAERVGNGDALRDVA
- a CDS encoding MerR family transcriptional regulator; amino-acid sequence: MEDESRLAIAEMAATAGITTDALRWYEREGVLPRVPRDASGHRRYGPAEQGLVALLLALRGAGMSVAGARSFVELLGEGAASHGRRISLLEEGRDLLREQRRRLDAAEAALERKIAHYELLIAAGLDCTGAPVPDDQRARQSARA
- a CDS encoding DUF1905 domain-containing protein; its protein translation is MPYEFTARVWKTPPPGVWHFLTVPPDLADEIDERTTGLQGGFGSVKVEVTIGATTWSTSIFPSKEAASFILPVKQAVRRAEDCEAGTDVVVSLVLVGFE
- a CDS encoding zinc-binding dehydrogenase yields the protein MRALTVTDTPTTEGTVRGLALTERPTPRPAAGEVTIDVEAAGIGLIDALWASGAMPQHEGFVPGLEVAGTVREVGAGVVGLHVGQPVAALLPGAGGFAEVATAVAALVTPVPDGMATAQAAVVPINTVTAHLALTTVARLAAGESVLVHAGVGGLGSQFGQVARALGAARVDAVVGTPEKLLVARDLGYDHAHLRAEPATVPDGAYDVVVDPVGGDATARAFQALRGGGRLVRVGNASRAGDVGLSSLAHWLENKTTAGFNVGAWLGDHPEQGAESLRWSLGAVAGGTVRVDLTGTGELADHAAMLADLLSGATTGKLAFLVGRE